One region of Alcanivorax sediminis genomic DNA includes:
- the recA gene encoding recombinase RecA encodes MSDKSKALSAALSQIERQFGKGSVMRMGDRKRERMPSISTGSLGLDIALGIGGLPKGRIVEIYGPESSGKTTLTLSVIAQAQKKGATCAFVDAEHALDPDYAEKLGVNVDDLIVSQPDTGEQALEITDMLVRSGAVDVVIVDSVAALVPKAEIEGEMGDAHVGLQARLMSQALRKITGNVKNANTLVVFINQIRMKIGVMFGNPETTTGGNALKFYSSVRLDIRRIGAVKQGDEVTGNETRVKVVKNKVSPPFRQAEFQILYGQGINQLGEVLDLGVQQGLVDKSGAWYAYKGDKIGQGKQNACDYLRENPAIAEEIETEIRARLLPDPNAEAPLEEEVSAGDE; translated from the coding sequence CGCCGCACTGTCCCAGATTGAACGTCAGTTTGGTAAAGGTTCCGTGATGCGTATGGGCGATCGCAAGCGCGAGCGCATGCCATCCATTTCCACCGGTTCCCTGGGGCTGGATATCGCACTGGGCATTGGCGGCCTGCCGAAAGGCCGTATCGTGGAAATCTACGGCCCGGAATCTTCTGGTAAAACCACCCTCACCCTGAGCGTGATTGCCCAGGCGCAGAAAAAAGGCGCCACCTGTGCGTTCGTGGATGCAGAGCACGCGCTGGACCCGGACTACGCCGAGAAGCTGGGCGTGAATGTGGATGATCTGATTGTTTCCCAGCCAGACACGGGTGAACAGGCACTGGAAATCACCGACATGCTGGTACGTTCCGGAGCTGTCGACGTGGTGATTGTTGACTCTGTGGCCGCCCTGGTGCCGAAAGCCGAAATCGAAGGCGAAATGGGTGACGCACACGTGGGTCTGCAGGCCCGTCTGATGAGCCAGGCGCTGCGCAAGATTACCGGTAACGTGAAAAACGCCAATACGCTGGTGGTGTTCATTAACCAGATTCGTATGAAGATTGGTGTGATGTTCGGTAACCCGGAAACCACCACCGGTGGTAATGCGCTGAAATTCTACTCTTCCGTTCGCCTGGATATCCGTCGTATCGGTGCGGTCAAGCAGGGTGACGAAGTGACCGGGAACGAAACCCGGGTCAAGGTCGTCAAGAACAAGGTATCTCCGCCTTTCCGTCAGGCCGAGTTCCAGATTCTGTACGGCCAGGGCATCAATCAGCTGGGTGAAGTGCTGGATCTGGGTGTACAGCAGGGACTGGTGGATAAATCTGGCGCGTGGTACGCCTACAAGGGCGACAAGATCGGCCAGGGCAAGCAGAACGCCTGCGACTACCTGCGTGAAAATCCGGCCATCGCCGAGGAAATCGAGACGGAGATCCGTGCTCGCCTGTTGCCGGACCCGAATGCGGAAGCACCGCTGGAAGAGGAAGTGTCGGCGGGCGATGAGTGA
- a CDS encoding regulatory protein RecX — MSEPLSESELRQRAVSLLARRDHARRELETKLRSKVGDHPALAAVIEWCEEHGFIDDRRFAGFFVRSRIERGHGPLRIRQEMQLKGVDRELIERAISEAGDDDGVDWFALARETRARRFRSLPQDQKEKARQLRFLQSRGFDAEQSFAALDIPEEE; from the coding sequence ATGAGTGAACCGCTGAGTGAATCCGAGCTGCGTCAGCGGGCTGTCAGCCTGTTGGCGCGCCGGGATCACGCCCGTCGCGAACTGGAAACCAAGCTGCGCAGTAAAGTGGGTGATCACCCTGCACTGGCGGCCGTGATCGAGTGGTGCGAAGAACATGGCTTCATCGATGACCGGCGCTTTGCCGGTTTTTTTGTGCGCTCACGCATTGAGCGCGGCCATGGGCCGCTGCGTATCCGCCAGGAGATGCAGCTCAAAGGCGTGGATCGCGAGCTGATTGAACGGGCGATCAGTGAAGCCGGAGATGATGATGGCGTGGACTGGTTTGCGCTGGCGCGAGAAACCCGTGCCCGTCGCTTCCGCTCCCTGCCTCAGGACCAGAAAGAAAAAGCCCGACAGTTACGTTTTCTGCAAAGCCGTGGTTTCGATGCCGAACAGAGTTTCGCGGCGCTGGATATCCCCGAAGAGGAGTAG
- a CDS encoding M48 family metalloprotease: MKLLPRALLLLCCLAGNPVSANDDLPVLGDPTSALMSADQEYRLGRAWLRQLRGQTSIMSDPLIQEYVESLVYKLASFSDLKEPELDIVVINSREINAFAVPGGVIGLNAGLFLNAEDESEVGGVVAHEIAHVSQRHFARRYLDAKKVNTAVLAAMLASLAVAIAGEGEAGMAGMAATQAGAIQAQLAYSRQNEREADRVGMQTLASAGMDPDAMPRFFERMLNEQQFAGDPLEFLLTHPVTESRIADSRARARNLPSPPMSISPHYLLVQARLRAAFIQGDDQAIAYFERYRNERSALALQAARYGLALSHLRANQYDLARSLMEQLADQYPDELWFRLGLVEVAVDEENYPRAIEEAKRVLKVSPDDYAASILLSKAYLRSKQPAMALPVLSPLLNKRPSDPHIWDLVADAYGNSGDRVRALHARAETHFLRGNSGKALQQMEYALKGAEDDFALYSKLSGRMKDMQRLSEEEF, encoded by the coding sequence TTGAAGTTGCTACCTCGCGCATTACTTTTGCTTTGCTGTCTGGCCGGCAATCCGGTCAGTGCCAATGACGATCTGCCCGTGCTTGGCGATCCCACCTCGGCACTGATGTCTGCGGATCAGGAATACCGGCTGGGTCGGGCATGGCTGCGGCAGCTGCGTGGGCAGACCTCGATCATGTCCGACCCCTTAATTCAGGAATATGTGGAAAGCCTGGTCTATAAGCTCGCCTCATTCAGCGACTTGAAAGAGCCAGAACTGGATATCGTGGTCATTAACAGCCGCGAGATCAACGCGTTTGCCGTTCCGGGCGGGGTCATTGGCCTCAATGCGGGCCTGTTCCTCAATGCGGAGGATGAATCCGAGGTGGGCGGCGTAGTAGCCCACGAAATCGCTCACGTCAGCCAGCGGCATTTCGCCCGTCGCTACCTGGACGCAAAAAAGGTCAACACCGCTGTGCTGGCTGCCATGCTCGCGAGCCTTGCGGTTGCCATTGCCGGTGAGGGAGAAGCGGGTATGGCGGGCATGGCCGCCACCCAGGCCGGCGCCATCCAGGCTCAGCTGGCCTACTCACGCCAGAACGAGCGCGAAGCCGATCGGGTGGGTATGCAGACCCTGGCCTCGGCAGGTATGGACCCGGACGCCATGCCACGATTCTTCGAGCGTATGCTCAATGAGCAGCAGTTCGCAGGCGATCCTCTGGAATTTCTGCTTACTCACCCCGTCACCGAAAGCCGGATCGCAGACAGTCGGGCCCGGGCCCGGAACCTGCCCTCGCCTCCCATGAGTATTTCGCCACACTACCTGCTGGTTCAGGCCAGGCTTCGGGCTGCCTTTATCCAGGGAGATGACCAGGCCATCGCCTACTTCGAACGCTACCGCAATGAACGCAGCGCACTGGCCCTGCAGGCCGCACGCTATGGCCTTGCACTTAGCCATCTGCGCGCCAATCAATACGATCTGGCCCGGTCACTGATGGAACAACTGGCTGACCAGTATCCGGATGAGCTGTGGTTTCGACTCGGTCTGGTCGAGGTGGCAGTGGATGAGGAGAACTACCCCCGCGCCATTGAAGAGGCTAAACGGGTGCTCAAAGTATCACCGGATGACTACGCTGCCTCCATCCTGCTCAGCAAGGCCTACTTGCGCAGCAAACAGCCGGCCATGGCTCTACCGGTGCTCTCCCCCCTCCTCAACAAACGCCCTTCAGATCCCCATATCTGGGATCTGGTCGCGGATGCCTACGGTAACAGCGGTGACCGGGTAAGAGCCCTGCATGCCCGGGCAGAAACCCATTTCCTGCGCGGCAACAGCGGCAAGGCGCTGCAGCAGATGGAATATGCGTTGAAAGGTGCCGAAGATGACTTCGCGCTTTACAGCAAACTCAGCGGACGCATGAAGGACATGCAGCGGTTGTCAGAGGAAGAGTTCTGA
- a CDS encoding sulfurtransferase TusA family protein has translation MTDPLIDLQIDASDLQCPMPLLKTRQALRHLNPGQVLEVIATDASSAQDIPAYLRQSCHQLVRCDEQPGRWCFLIRRGERES, from the coding sequence ATGACTGACCCATTAATCGATCTTCAAATAGATGCTTCTGACCTGCAATGTCCGATGCCGCTACTCAAGACCCGTCAGGCTCTCAGACACCTTAATCCTGGCCAGGTTCTTGAGGTGATCGCGACGGATGCCTCGTCGGCGCAGGATATCCCTGCCTATTTGAGACAGTCTTGCCACCAACTGGTTCGTTGTGACGAACAACCCGGGCGATGGTGCTTTCTGATTCGCCGCGGAGAAAGGGAGAGCTGA
- a CDS encoding AI-2E family transporter: protein MVRILRHWMDQYFSDEEAVYLLVVLLTVGLVIAFLGGMLAPVLAAMVIAYLMQGLVAALERRGMGRMLAVGSVFTLFLGVLIATLVVLLPMVWRQTVLLVRDQLPYFLKSGEAWLRELPSRYPEIVSIEQVDSIVAVIQREVAVVGQGVLTLSLSSIPSLVEVMVFLVLLPLLVFFFLKDKDAIVGWLMRFLPDRRRVLSHVWQEMDGQIANYVRGKAAEIVLVGSVTFVAFMLFGLNYAVLLSVLVGLSVVVPYIGATVVTLPVAAVAYVQFGWSGDFALVMVVYGVIQFIDGNILVPLLFSEAVNLHPVAIITAILLFGGLWGLWGVFFAIPLATLIKAVINAWPGQGDYSVEVSEESVEP from the coding sequence ATGGTACGTATTCTGAGGCACTGGATGGACCAGTACTTCTCTGACGAGGAGGCGGTCTACCTGTTGGTGGTACTGCTGACTGTGGGCCTGGTCATCGCCTTTCTGGGCGGTATGTTGGCGCCGGTACTGGCGGCGATGGTGATTGCCTATCTGATGCAGGGGCTGGTGGCTGCGCTGGAGCGTCGTGGCATGGGCAGAATGCTGGCGGTGGGGTCTGTGTTTACCCTGTTTCTGGGGGTTCTGATTGCGACCCTGGTGGTGCTGTTGCCCATGGTCTGGCGGCAGACTGTGCTGCTAGTACGCGACCAGCTGCCTTATTTCCTGAAAAGCGGTGAAGCCTGGCTGCGGGAGCTTCCCAGCCGTTATCCGGAAATCGTTTCCATCGAGCAAGTCGATTCCATTGTGGCGGTGATCCAGAGGGAAGTGGCTGTTGTCGGGCAGGGGGTGCTGACCTTGTCGCTGTCATCGATACCCAGCCTGGTTGAAGTGATGGTATTCCTGGTGCTGTTACCGCTCCTGGTGTTCTTTTTCCTCAAGGACAAGGATGCCATCGTGGGCTGGCTGATGCGCTTCTTGCCGGATCGTCGCCGGGTACTGTCACACGTCTGGCAGGAAATGGACGGCCAGATTGCCAACTATGTGCGCGGCAAGGCCGCCGAGATCGTGCTGGTTGGCAGTGTGACCTTTGTGGCGTTCATGCTGTTCGGGTTGAATTACGCGGTATTGCTCAGTGTGTTGGTCGGGCTCTCGGTGGTGGTTCCCTATATCGGTGCCACCGTGGTGACGTTGCCGGTGGCGGCAGTGGCCTATGTCCAGTTTGGCTGGAGCGGTGATTTTGCTCTGGTGATGGTGGTTTACGGGGTGATCCAGTTTATTGACGGCAATATTCTGGTGCCGTTGCTGTTCTCCGAGGCGGTGAACCTGCATCCGGTAGCCATCATTACGGCGATTCTGCTGTTTGGCGGTCTGTGGGGGTTGTGGGGCGTTTTTTTCGCCATCCCGCTGGCCACCCTGATCAAGGCGGTGATCAACGCCTGGCCCGGACAGGGAGATTATTCAGTTGAGGTTTCGGAAGAGTCCGTAGAACCATGA